A region of the Ranitomeya variabilis isolate aRanVar5 chromosome 5, aRanVar5.hap1, whole genome shotgun sequence genome:
ttaaccgggggggagtgcagcaccccagagtcctggttgttgcagtactgtggctccaccactatggggagctatggtacgtctgattgcactaaaggagtttctctgaccaggtaacacctcactacacttcacactccggccaccagggggggtggtcctatctagtaggccactcctcacactatggtaaaactgggggttggacaggaagacagggagaagtagctgggaagagctagtgagaggacctgtcagggatgggatcctggcagactcctcagagcagaacaaaccagtgaacaacggaaaTACagcaagaggaattagaaccagaaggagtcgtgctgttagaccgaggcaacatccttctgaggcgcaaacagtcggtggccggaacgccgagcaagtaagagactttaagtacactgcaaaccacggccggacagccaattataggttggctgtctcacacaaatcacctaagcagacaacggaggcagctgtgggagaggggcgactctagggtcccggaagaactccaggcctaccccgtcatacgggtgcgtcctaccatatcatctggaggacggagaaaacgaacatcagagacagacagaaacagttgtgaggactatcccgggagctcagcagggaagaactacaacactcagcgctagaaggtagacactgattcccacctgtaaagagaactcctgatgtgcctttggaccggccggtctctgacaacccagttaacagcgctctggactgaggtctccaaaaccttcagtaaagaggtaaagagactgcaacctggtgtcctcgttatttattgcgaccggcacttcacaactgcaccattatcatcatttattgcaccggacgtcccccactgacagacagggccacggactgggtctagccaccgtgacaaccccagagcagagacccagaggcccggctccgggtacccctcggccctgcggcggtgtgggggcgctccacaaacaattaaaaatttgggacaggggtgtctccctgctagataatgtggtccctccccaggaaattaagcctctactcccgactgtaagccctatgccccttgaccccaaggcaccaatatatcctggactgccgagaaattctatgggcgtcttatggtagtatttaaagatctgggattctcattgtaacaaaaagcccattctgtATCAGCAGGAAAATCAAAGGTTAAATCAGCAGCCGCAGCGATTCTTACTCGCTCTCTAGCCCCCACCGCAGTACAAGGAtgcagctccgttccttatcagtggcccatgtaacagacttcagctcctgccctcctcccaccGTACATAAATTCAGTTCTCCAATGCCTCTTTTAACCCTGTCTtggaatctcactccccagccccgttatgtcaattctcagaccaagagcttgttttaattggagtagatggcaggcCCAATAAACATActtttataaaacctatccctgtgggacccttccctgaagtcacggctcagttcgtaatctctcccttaTGTCCggaaaatttactgggggcagatttattatcacagttccgctccagaatataattccaagatgatggtcctgatagacccagattctccccccaataatgcctgtagaaccagtaaaagtgtttctcaaacctggtgccccttttcccaaagtctatcaataccctttgaaacatgatcaggagcggtgccccaaggagcaaatacaaacattactcgataatggtgccctggtaccctgtgtttccccatgtaacacgcccttgtttcccgttaagaaaagtcCCCACCCGgctaaccccctgtgtaccggttgGTACAAGACCTACGGacggttaatgcagttactgttctggaaactccggagGTGCCTAAGCttccagttcctatggatccaaatgggggaggagtaggtgacatggaaaaggacactctttttctttctagaatggatccagaggaacaagatcaggtttccaaaccacatgattgtttagaattgatgtctcaggaaacggctggtctccctactgtctctagtgtgccaatacctaatgctgattttgagctttttgtagatggatcccgtcaccaagatgaccaaggacgcttctgtaccagatatgctgtggtctcagaacatgaggtagtcaaggcagagtcaatgccagctcatatgtctgcacaagaagcagagctcaaggcgctcacagaagcgtgcaaactagcagaaggtaagactgtaaatatctacactgattccaggtatgcttttggcattgcacacgattatgggcctatctgaagagccagggctttcctgacagcaaatggccaccccattaaacatgctgaggcagtccagcaacttatgaatgcactacagattCCCACCCAAGCagacatcataaaggtaaaggcacataccaaaggcactgatagacg
Encoded here:
- the LOC143773771 gene encoding uncharacterized protein LOC143773771, translating into MEKDTLFLSRMDPEEQDQVSKPHDCLELMSQETAGLPTVSSVPIPNADFELFVDGSRHQDDQGRFCTRYAVVSEHEVVKAESMPAHMSAQEAELKALTEACKLAEGWPEAYPVAKATAKTTAKKLMAEIICRYGVPEVIESDRGSHFTGEIMSEVMAALGVSQALHTPYHPQSSGRVERLNGTLKLKI